A window from Thermomonas aquatica encodes these proteins:
- the nuoG gene encoding NADH-quinone oxidoreductase subunit NuoG — MSTPPSPVNPNLPPDHVTVFIDGNELAAPKGSMIIQAADKAGIPIPRFCYHDKLPIAANCRMCLVEVEKMPKPAPACATPVMDGMKIATRSDKALKSQRNVMEFLLINHPLDCPICDQGGECELQDLSLGYGRSVSRFVERKRVVADEDMGPLVASDMTRCIQCTRCVRFTADIAGTYELGGMQRGENLQIGTFDGKPLTTELSGNVIDVCPVGALTNKVFRFKARPWELTAKPSLGYHDALGSNLFHHVRRGEILRSVPRDNEPVNECWISDRDRYAHEGLYAEDRAHVPLVRDGDGFREASWDEALAKAAHILRDNAADDLGILVHPSTSNEEGALLARLADALGTGNLDHRIGQLDLSDGAQAAAFAMPVAELEQAQAIVVVGSNIRYEVPLLHQRLRKAARRGAKIHVVNPVDFDFAFVTASKRIVPPSQLVSALAQVDLGDAANVAVIVGAVAENSAHAAAIRQAVADFAAAKNAKLCRIPQGANALGLSKHGVLPTSRDAQSMLREQRSAYMIYGIEPGLDFADQHAALKALGNAQVVAFSQFACESTRRVADVILPIGALPEIEATLTNLEGRAQSTAVAGKLPGQARPGWRVLRALATELSLPGFEFTDLAGLRAGISPKAILAAPGKPAVQGGNGLEVAVSQAIYRGDAVVRRAQALQVHPLTTGARVVLNAIDATAAGLAEGAMAKLGNGVGTGTLQVVVDDRVAPGCVWIESGYGATAPLAASAKVEVVRA; from the coding sequence ATGAGCACGCCTCCGTCCCCGGTCAATCCGAACCTGCCGCCCGACCACGTCACCGTCTTCATCGACGGCAACGAACTGGCCGCGCCGAAGGGCTCGATGATCATCCAGGCCGCCGACAAGGCCGGCATCCCGATCCCGCGTTTCTGCTACCACGACAAGCTGCCGATCGCGGCCAATTGCCGCATGTGCCTGGTCGAGGTCGAGAAGATGCCGAAGCCGGCGCCGGCCTGCGCCACCCCGGTGATGGACGGCATGAAGATCGCCACCCGCAGCGACAAGGCCTTGAAGTCGCAGCGCAACGTGATGGAATTCCTGCTGATCAACCACCCGCTGGACTGCCCGATCTGCGATCAGGGCGGCGAGTGCGAACTGCAGGACCTGTCGCTGGGCTACGGCCGTTCGGTCAGCCGCTTCGTCGAGCGCAAGCGCGTCGTCGCCGACGAGGACATGGGCCCGCTGGTCGCCAGCGACATGACCCGCTGCATCCAGTGCACGCGCTGCGTGCGCTTCACCGCGGACATCGCCGGCACCTACGAGCTCGGCGGCATGCAGCGCGGCGAGAACCTGCAGATCGGCACCTTCGACGGCAAGCCGCTGACCACCGAGCTGTCCGGCAACGTGATCGACGTCTGCCCGGTCGGCGCGCTCACCAACAAGGTGTTCCGCTTCAAGGCGCGTCCGTGGGAACTGACCGCCAAGCCGTCGCTGGGCTACCACGACGCGCTGGGCAGCAACCTGTTCCACCACGTGCGCCGCGGCGAGATCCTGCGCAGCGTGCCGCGCGATAACGAACCGGTGAACGAGTGCTGGATCTCGGATCGCGACCGCTACGCGCATGAAGGCCTGTACGCCGAGGATCGCGCCCACGTGCCGCTGGTCCGCGACGGCGACGGTTTCCGCGAAGCCTCGTGGGACGAAGCGCTGGCCAAGGCCGCGCACATCCTGCGCGACAACGCCGCCGACGACCTCGGCATCCTGGTGCATCCGTCGACCTCGAACGAGGAGGGCGCGCTGCTGGCGCGCCTCGCCGACGCGCTGGGCACCGGCAACCTCGACCACCGCATCGGCCAGCTCGACCTGTCCGACGGCGCGCAGGCCGCAGCCTTCGCGATGCCGGTCGCCGAGCTGGAACAGGCGCAGGCCATCGTCGTCGTCGGCTCCAACATCCGTTACGAAGTGCCGCTGCTGCACCAGCGCCTGCGCAAGGCCGCGCGCCGCGGCGCCAAGATCCACGTGGTCAACCCGGTCGATTTCGACTTCGCGTTCGTGACCGCGTCGAAGCGGATCGTGCCGCCGTCGCAGCTGGTATCGGCGCTGGCGCAGGTCGACCTGGGCGATGCCGCTAATGTAGCGGTGATCGTCGGTGCCGTCGCCGAGAACTCGGCGCATGCCGCGGCCATCCGCCAGGCCGTCGCCGACTTCGCCGCGGCGAAGAACGCGAAGCTGTGCCGCATCCCGCAGGGCGCGAACGCGCTGGGCCTGTCGAAGCATGGGGTGTTGCCGACCTCGCGCGATGCGCAATCGATGCTGCGCGAGCAGCGTTCGGCGTACATGATCTACGGCATCGAGCCGGGCCTGGATTTCGCCGACCAGCATGCCGCGCTGAAGGCGCTGGGCAACGCGCAGGTGGTGGCGTTCAGCCAGTTCGCCTGCGAGAGCACCCGCCGGGTGGCCGACGTGATCCTGCCGATCGGCGCGCTGCCGGAAATCGAGGCGACGCTGACCAACCTGGAAGGCAGGGCGCAGTCCACCGCGGTGGCCGGCAAGCTGCCGGGCCAGGCGCGTCCGGGCTGGCGCGTGCTGCGCGCGCTGGCGACCGAACTGTCGCTGCCGGGCTTCGAGTTCACCGATCTCGCCGGCCTCCGCGCCGGGATCTCGCCCAAGGCGATCCTGGCTGCGCCGGGCAAGCCGGCGGTGCAGGGCGGCAACGGCCTTGAAGTGGCCGTGTCGCAGGCGATCTACCGCGGCGATGCGGTGGTTCGCCGAGCGCAGGCGCTGCAGGTGCATCCGCTCACCACCGGTGCGCGGGTGGTGCTGAACGCCATCGACGCCACCGCCGCCGGCCTGGCCGAAGGCGCGATGGCCAAGCTCGGCAACGGTGTCGGTACCGGCACCCTGCAGGTGGTCGTCGACGATCGCGTGGCGCCGGGCTGCGTGTGGATCGAATCCGGTTACGGCGCGACCGCGCCGCTTGCCGCCTCGGCCAAGGTGGAGGTCGTCCGCGCATGA
- a CDS encoding NADH-quinone oxidoreductase subunit D, translating to MSAVPTSNLFASNAGETQQEIRNYTLNFGPQHPAAHGVLRLILEMDGEVIRRADPHIGLLHRGTEKLAESKPFNQSIGYMDRLDYVSMMCNEHAYVLAIERLMGIEAPERAQWIRTMFDEITRILNHLMWVGSNALDLGAMAVFLYAFREREELMDCYEAVSGARMHATYYRPGGVYRDLPAKMPQYKESPWRKGQKLKRFNSWREGSLLDYLEHFCADFPKRVDEYETLLTDNRIWKQRTVGIGVIPPEQAMAWGMTGPMLRGSGVAWDLRKKQPYAKYAEVDFDIPVGVEGDCYDRYLVRIAEMRQSTRIIEQCVRWLKANPGPVMLDNYKVSPPSREAMKDDMEALIHHFKLFSEGYSVPAGETYAAVEAPKGEFGCYLVSDGANKPFRCHLRAPGFAHLSSMDEIVKGHMLADVVAMIGTYDIVFGEVDR from the coding sequence ATGAGCGCCGTGCCGACCAGCAATCTCTTCGCCAGCAATGCCGGCGAAACCCAGCAGGAAATCCGCAACTACACGCTGAACTTCGGCCCGCAGCATCCGGCCGCGCACGGCGTGCTGCGCCTGATCCTGGAAATGGACGGCGAAGTGATCCGCCGCGCCGACCCGCATATCGGCCTGCTGCATCGCGGCACCGAGAAGCTGGCCGAGTCCAAGCCGTTCAACCAGTCGATCGGCTACATGGATCGCCTGGACTACGTGTCGATGATGTGCAACGAGCATGCCTACGTGCTCGCGATCGAACGACTGATGGGGATCGAGGCGCCGGAACGCGCGCAGTGGATCCGCACCATGTTCGACGAGATCACCCGCATCCTGAACCACCTGATGTGGGTGGGTTCGAATGCGCTCGACCTCGGCGCGATGGCGGTGTTCCTGTACGCCTTCCGCGAACGCGAAGAGCTGATGGACTGCTATGAAGCCGTCAGCGGCGCGCGCATGCACGCGACCTACTACCGCCCGGGCGGCGTCTACCGCGACCTGCCGGCGAAGATGCCGCAGTACAAGGAATCGCCGTGGCGCAAGGGACAGAAGCTCAAGCGCTTCAACTCCTGGCGCGAAGGCTCGCTGCTGGATTACCTCGAGCACTTCTGCGCGGACTTCCCGAAGCGCGTCGACGAGTACGAAACCCTGCTCACCGACAACCGCATCTGGAAGCAGCGCACGGTCGGCATCGGCGTGATCCCGCCGGAACAGGCGATGGCCTGGGGCATGACCGGCCCGATGCTGCGCGGCTCCGGCGTGGCCTGGGACCTGCGCAAGAAGCAGCCCTACGCGAAGTACGCCGAAGTCGACTTCGACATCCCGGTCGGCGTCGAGGGCGACTGCTACGACCGCTACCTGGTGCGCATCGCCGAGATGCGCCAGTCCACCCGCATCATCGAGCAGTGCGTGCGTTGGCTGAAGGCCAACCCGGGGCCGGTGATGCTGGACAACTACAAGGTGTCGCCGCCGTCGCGTGAAGCGATGAAGGACGACATGGAAGCCCTCATCCATCACTTCAAGCTGTTCTCCGAAGGCTACAGCGTCCCCGCCGGCGAGACCTATGCCGCGGTGGAAGCGCCGAAGGGCGAATTCGGCTGCTACCTGGTCAGCGACGGCGCCAACAAGCCGTTCCGCTGCCACCTGCGTGCGCCCGGTTTCGCGCACTTGTCGTCGATGGACGAGATCGTGAAGGGCCACATGCTGGCCGACGTGGTGGCCATGATCGGCACCTATGACATCGTGTTTGGTGAGGTTGATCGATGA
- the nuoF gene encoding NADH-quinone oxidoreductase subunit NuoF — translation MGGHSHYSEGYGPVGPAPSEHSVVYTTLHFDKPWSYENYLKTGGYSALRKILEEKIEPAAVVEMVKASGLRGRGGAGFPTGLKWSFMPKGPGQKYILCNSDESEPGTAKDRDILRYNPHAVIEGMAIACYATGSTVAYNYLRGEFHHEPFEHLEEATREAYANGWLGKNVLGSGVDIDLYNALGAGAYICGEETALMESLEGKKGQPRYKPPFPANFGLYGKPTTINNTETYASVPAIVRNGAEWFANLGKPNNGGPKIFSVSGHVNKPGNYEIRLGTSFADLLAMAGGVRNGHKLKGVIPGGSSMPVLPADTMLACTMDYDSIQKAGSGLGSGAVIVMDETTCMVRACRRISRFYYAESCGQCTPCREGTGWMHRMLDRICKFEATLDDLQMLRAAAGQIEGHTICAFGEAAAWPVQGFLRHFWHEFEYAIVNKRFYVDDQRAGTLVQKVEVAA, via the coding sequence ATGGGCGGACACAGCCACTATTCCGAGGGCTACGGCCCGGTCGGCCCGGCGCCGTCGGAGCACAGCGTGGTCTACACCACGCTGCATTTCGACAAGCCGTGGTCGTACGAGAACTACCTGAAGACCGGCGGCTACAGCGCGCTGCGCAAGATCCTCGAGGAGAAGATCGAGCCGGCGGCGGTGGTCGAGATGGTCAAGGCCTCCGGCCTGCGCGGCCGTGGCGGCGCGGGCTTCCCGACCGGCCTGAAGTGGAGTTTCATGCCGAAGGGTCCGGGGCAGAAGTACATCCTGTGCAACTCGGACGAATCCGAGCCGGGCACGGCGAAGGACCGCGACATCCTGCGCTACAACCCGCATGCGGTGATCGAGGGCATGGCGATCGCCTGCTACGCCACCGGTTCGACGGTTGCGTACAACTACCTGCGCGGCGAGTTCCACCACGAGCCGTTCGAACACCTGGAAGAAGCCACCCGCGAGGCCTACGCGAACGGCTGGCTGGGCAAGAACGTGCTGGGCAGCGGGGTCGACATCGACCTGTACAACGCGCTCGGCGCCGGCGCCTACATCTGCGGCGAGGAAACCGCGCTGATGGAATCGCTGGAAGGCAAGAAGGGCCAGCCGCGCTACAAGCCGCCGTTCCCGGCCAACTTCGGCCTGTACGGCAAGCCGACCACGATCAACAACACCGAGACCTATGCCTCGGTGCCGGCGATCGTGCGCAATGGCGCGGAATGGTTCGCGAATCTCGGCAAGCCGAACAACGGCGGCCCGAAGATCTTCTCGGTGTCCGGCCACGTCAACAAGCCGGGCAACTACGAGATCCGCCTGGGCACCTCGTTCGCCGACCTGCTGGCGATGGCCGGCGGCGTGCGCAACGGCCACAAGCTGAAGGGCGTGATTCCCGGCGGTTCGTCGATGCCGGTGCTGCCGGCGGACACGATGCTGGCCTGCACGATGGACTACGACAGCATCCAGAAGGCCGGTTCCGGCCTGGGCTCCGGCGCGGTCATCGTGATGGACGAAACCACCTGCATGGTGCGCGCCTGCCGCCGCATCTCGCGCTTCTATTACGCCGAATCCTGCGGCCAGTGCACGCCGTGCCGCGAAGGCACCGGCTGGATGCACCGCATGCTCGATCGCATCTGCAAGTTCGAGGCCACCCTCGACGACCTGCAGATGCTGCGCGCCGCCGCCGGGCAGATCGAAGGCCACACCATCTGCGCGTTCGGCGAAGCCGCGGCATGGCCGGTGCAGGGCTTCCTGCGTCATTTCTGGCACGAATTCGAATACGCCATCGTGAACAAGCGCTTCTACGTCGACGACCAGCGCGCCGGCACCCTGGTGCAGAAGGTGGAGGTCGCGGCATGA
- the nuoE gene encoding NADH-quinone oxidoreductase subunit NuoE has translation MKATGNFEACRNVDPMVVLSGETRAHIDHWLAKFPADRKRSAVLQGLHAAQEQNGGWLSDELIAAVAKYLDLPPVWAYEVATFYSMFETEKVGRNNVAFCTNISCWLNGAEDLVAHAEKKLGCKLGGSTADGRIYLKREEECVAACCGAPVVVINGHYHEKLDAAKVDELLDGLK, from the coding sequence ATGAAGGCGACGGGCAATTTCGAGGCCTGCCGCAACGTCGACCCGATGGTGGTGCTGTCGGGTGAGACGCGTGCGCATATCGACCACTGGCTGGCCAAGTTCCCGGCCGACCGCAAGCGTTCCGCCGTGCTGCAGGGCCTGCACGCCGCGCAGGAGCAGAACGGGGGCTGGCTGAGCGACGAGCTGATCGCCGCGGTGGCCAAGTACCTGGACCTGCCGCCGGTGTGGGCCTACGAAGTGGCGACGTTCTACTCGATGTTCGAGACCGAGAAGGTCGGCCGCAACAACGTCGCCTTCTGCACCAACATCAGCTGCTGGTTGAACGGCGCCGAGGACCTGGTGGCGCACGCCGAGAAGAAGCTGGGCTGCAAGCTGGGCGGTTCCACCGCCGATGGCCGCATCTACCTCAAGCGCGAGGAAGAATGCGTGGCCGCGTGCTGCGGCGCGCCGGTGGTGGTGATCAACGGGCATTACCACGAGAAGCTCGACGCCGCGAAGGTGGACGAGCTGCTGGACGGGCTGAAGTAA